In Deinococcus maricopensis DSM 21211, the sequence CATCACGAGGTAGTTCGCGCCGTCCGCGCCGATCCGCTTGATGACTTCCAGCACCAGATCCTTCGGCGTTACGCCCGGCTTCAGCTCACCCGTCACGCGGATCAGCATGGTGTCCGGCACCTTGAACCACACCTTCCCGGCGTAGATGGCGCCCGCCAGGTCCGTGCTGCCTACGCCCGTCGCGAACGTCCCGAGCGCCCCCGCGTTACAGGTGTGGCTGTCGCCGCTTACCAGCGTCTGCCCGGGCTTCATCAGGCCCGTGTTCTCCAGGACCACGTGCGCGATCCCGCCGCGCCCCACATCAAAGAAGTGCTTGATGCCCTTCTCCTGCACCCAGCTCTTGAGCTTCTGGTACATCTTCGCCGCCTTGATGTTCATGGCGGGCACACTGTGATCCGGCACGGCCACGATCTGGTCCGGGTTGAATACGCGGTCCATGCCGCGCTCCTCCAGCATGCGCAGCGCCGCCGGCGTCGTGATTTCATGGCACAGCACCCAGTCGGTGGCGCACTCGATAAGCTGCCCTGGCACGACGGTCTCATTGCCGCTGTGGGCCGCCAGAATCTTCTCCGCGATGGTCATTCCCATGTCCCGCACCTCCAACCTGAACGTGTAACGAAAAACCCCCGAACCCTGGAGGTTCGGGGGCGATACGCGAGCGTCAGGGATCAGCTCGCCGCCCCCCAACGAAGAAGAAGAAGACCAAATGTCTTCCCGACCCGCGAGATGAGCGCAACGAACATTGCAGGGAGTGTAAACCCACCCGTCCGGAGAGGCAACAACGCTTGTTTGGATGACTGCCTCAAGCCTGCGCGATTTTCTCGTATTCCTCGATGTCTTTACGGATGACGTCGAGGCTGCTGGTCCAGAACGCTTCGTCGCGCGTGTCGATGCCGAAGCGGGCGGCGAGGGTGGCGGCGTCGGCGAGGCCAGTACTGGCGAGCAGGTCGTCGTACTGGTCGTGGAAGCCGTCGGGTTGCTGCTGGTAGCGGGCGTACAGGCCGAGGCCGAACAGCAGGCCGAAGGTGTAGGGGTAGTTGTAGAAGCTGCGGCCGTAATAGTGGGGTTTCACGGCCCACATGTAAGGGTGCAGCGCGTCGGGGCGGAGGGAGTCGCCGTACGCCCCGCGTTGCGCCTGGAGCATGAGGTCGTTGAGTTCCTGGGGGCTGAGGTCGCGTTCGGCGCGGCGTTCGAACACGGCCTGCTCGAACAGGAAGCGGGAGTGGATGTCGACGACGACCTGGGCGTGCCCGAGGAGTTGCGTTTCGAGGATGTAGAGGCGTTCGCTGCCTTGCGCGTGCTGGAGGGCGGCGCCGACGGTGAGGGTTTCGCAGAAGATGCTGGCGGTTTCCGCGAGGGTCATGGGCGTCTGCCGCTGGATGGGCGTGCGGTTGGCTTTGCAGAGGTTGTGGTAGGCATGGCCGAGTTCGTGCGCGAGGGTACTGACGCTATCGAGGTTCTCGGCGTGGTTGAGGAGGATGCGGCTTTCGCCGAGGTCGGGGCGCCAGCCCATGCAGAACGCGCCGCCGCGTTTGCCGGCGCGGGGGGGCACGTCGAGCCAGTCCTCGCGGAAGGCGCGGGCGGCGAAGTCGCCGAGTTTCGGGCTGTACGCGCGGAACTGCGTTTCGACGAAGTCCTTGGCGGCGTCGTACGTCCATTGGGTGCGGCTCTCGCCGAGGGGGGCGAACAGGTCCCACCAGGGGAGCAGGCCGTCGGCGTGGCCAAGCAGGCGGGCTTTCGCGTGGAAGTACCGGTGGAAGTCGGGGAGGCTGGCGCGTACGGCGCCCGTCATGGCGTTGAGGGTGTCGCGGTCGATGCCGTTGGCGACCAGGGTCGGTTCGAGGTCGTCGGTGTAGCCGCGGCGGCGGTTGAGGGTGCCGACTTCGCCTTTTACGCCGTTCATGCAGGCGGCAAAGGTGACGTCCTGCGCGGCCCAGGCGGTGAGTTCCGCGCGGTACGCTTCCTCGCGGACGGTGGGGTCGGCGTCGCCGGCGAGGTTGCGGATGGCCGTCATGGGGAGCTGCTGGTCGCGGAAGGGGACGCTGAGGTGGCTGCTGACGTTGCCGTGCAGTTTCGACCAGGCACTTCGGCCGGAGAGGCTGAGTTGCGCGGCGAGGTCTTCTTCGCCGGCGGGCATCTGGTGCTGCGCGGCGTACGCGGCGAGGTGCAGGGCGTGCGCGTGCGCGCGGGTGGTGTCGTTGTGGTCGGTGAGCGCCTGGAGGTCCTGTTCGCCCACCCACGCCTGGAAGCGGGTGGTGAGGGTCTGAAGGGGGAGGGCGTGGCGGCTGAGTTCGCTGGCGAGGGCCTGCGCGCGGGCGTTGCTGGCGTCGGTGGTGACGAACGCCTGCACGTACGCGCTGAGGGGCGTGAGGCGGGTGTGGACGGCGTTCAGGCCGTCGAGGGCGCGTGCGGCGGTGGCGCCTGCATCGGTTCGGGCGCTGCCGGCGTGGATGCCGAGTTCGTCGAAGAGCGCGGTGAGGCGCGTGAGGTCCGCGATGAATGTGTCGATGTCGGCCTGCAGGGCGGGGCTGTGGAGGTCCGGGTAGAGCGTCTGGGTGTCCCAGTGGGGCATGGCGGCCGGCGTTGAGGTCATGCGGCAGTCTAACGGGCGTTCGGCGTGAAAGGCGAGGGGTCTTTCGGCG encodes:
- a CDS encoding M3 family oligoendopeptidase, with product MTSTPAAMPHWDTQTLYPDLHSPALQADIDTFIADLTRLTALFDELGIHAGSARTDAGATAARALDGLNAVHTRLTPLSAYVQAFVTTDASNARAQALASELSRHALPLQTLTTRFQAWVGEQDLQALTDHNDTTRAHAHALHLAAYAAQHQMPAGEEDLAAQLSLSGRSAWSKLHGNVSSHLSVPFRDQQLPMTAIRNLAGDADPTVREEAYRAELTAWAAQDVTFAACMNGVKGEVGTLNRRRGYTDDLEPTLVANGIDRDTLNAMTGAVRASLPDFHRYFHAKARLLGHADGLLPWWDLFAPLGESRTQWTYDAAKDFVETQFRAYSPKLGDFAARAFREDWLDVPPRAGKRGGAFCMGWRPDLGESRILLNHAENLDSVSTLAHELGHAYHNLCKANRTPIQRQTPMTLAETASIFCETLTVGAALQHAQGSERLYILETQLLGHAQVVVDIHSRFLFEQAVFERRAERDLSPQELNDLMLQAQRGAYGDSLRPDALHPYMWAVKPHYYGRSFYNYPYTFGLLFGLGLYARYQQQPDGFHDQYDDLLASTGLADAATLAARFGIDTRDEAFWTSSLDVIRKDIEEYEKIAQA